The genomic segment gcaaaatttaAGAGCAATTGAATCAAGTTTGTTagctaataataaaattgaaaaactggAGTAGAAAAGGCTCCAGgtaatggttttaaatttcactcaaaaagtttaatttagtctctataccttaaaaatataaatatttggtgcctcaatatttcttcaattcaattttgatataaaaattttatttttgttatttcttagtttttggtTAGAAAGAGGTCGCCAAATTTTGACATGGAAAGAGAGAAATATTGTTGATGCCTCTTTAGACACTAAATCGGtcaatttttgtataaaatgatTTCATTTAACAAGAATAGTTTATATTAGgtgattttttactttaaagtgcctaaaaacatatataagcttaataatattttttgtttatggttGATTTTAGGTTTTACAATGGTTTTTTAGGCCATTGAGAGGTTTATTATGGTTATTACGATGTTTTCTAAGTGTTTTTGATCAAAATAGATGGGAAATAGATTTTTGAGTAAAATAACCTTCAATCTTAATTTTCTTGCCATCATAGTAGCTGGATTCTAGATAAGATCAAATAATGTGTTGTCTACctcaacagaaaaaaaaaaccttgtaatGTGATGTGAGCCATTAATCTAACTATTACTAATAaccagaagaaaaataaaaaaagcatttcTTCAATTCTTTTGTGCACCTAAGGagtttcttgaaaatattttttaaaaatactatcaaACACACACCTCAAATAAAGTCATAATTCATGGATCTAGTAAGTTAGGTTTTGATCCATAATTATatctaacctaattttttatattttataaaatataaacttgattcatttagttttttttgggaCCTGATCAGGCTAGATATTATTAAGTTAGGCTAAACTTTTTATGGATATTAAAGATATTCGCTGGTTGAGCATGTTAATTCCCTTATTCTTTGacgatcctaaaaaaaaaatcatgctacAACTATTAAAACTAGATAAGACCCCTAAAATACATATAGTAGCGACAACATAAAAACCACATTAtttccatataaaaaacaaaataaaaatcacgatcaaacatttcatcaaacaattaGGATGCAAtatgacacaaaaaaaaattagcaaaaaaaaaatagaaagtgcTTCAGAGTTtttggttcaaataaaaaaataaaagttcaatctagattcttgaaattttcatttgtttttttatggttttttggtTACCAAACATAAAGGattagaattataaaatatactGTATTTTatcggatcaaaatttaaaagaaacaatataattttaaaatacaaaaacaaataaaataaatatttatttattaattttttttaacctaccATCATCATAGATATGTATATCATCTAAATTTAAGGGGTAAAATTTGATAGGATAGGACAAATATTACACATAAGCCGGTTTTTTTAAAGACTCTgctcaaaaccctaaaccctcccCAGCAAAGAAATGAAATAGAGAGAAGAAGACAGGACGACAGCCAAAAGATAAAAACCCGGAGGAGAAAGAGTGAAAATGGCTCTGCTGCACCTAAGACGCACAATCTCTTCTCGAaactcttttctctttcttcttcgaAGCTCCACTAGTTTCACCAAAGCCCGCACTTTCTCTAACACCACCACCCTGTTCTCTCCCCATCTTCTCTCAAACTCTGTTTCCCACAAACTCCCATCAGCAACTTTGCCTTCCTTTGATTTCCTCAAACAGTGTCGTCGTGGCTTTGCTAAAggcaaaaataaatcaagtaatgctccctttttttttctctgttttatgATTTACCCATTTCTGATTGATGGCTAATATGTTGTGAAATTGTGATAATCGGAGGATCTGATATCCTTGGCTTGTGCTCATTCTGGGTTTTGCTTAATTTGAGGCAGCCTATTCTACTTTGCACTTCTCGTATTGCACTTGTGAAAGTTGgtgtttttgggtttgatttttaaagatggaaaatataGTATAGAGAACAGTTTCTTGGCTATGTGGAGTgtggtttcttttaatttaaagatcCCGTTATGTGTTTGTCGTAGTTCAATATCCCTAATTTCTTTATTTGAATGCTATCAATGTATGTCAAATTGGGAgatcatttcttttcttatatgtATTTTAGAGGATGACTCTGCTGGGGGTACAGTTGAATTTGTGGATATTGGGCCTACTGTTAAGGCAACTGCTAATTCGCAGATGGATGCGGCTGTAGTTGCATTATCTCGAGAACTCCAGAAATTAAGAACTGGAAGGGCATCTGCAGGTATCCTATCATGGCCCTCTGTTTGCTTTAGTTTGATTATTCGTAACAGCtggttttaatttgttgaagtgTTCATCAATTGTATGCTTTGCAGGAATGCTTGATCACATCATTGTCGAAACCGATGGTGTGAAGCTGCCATTAAATCGATCAGCTGTTGTTTCAGTCATGGATGCTAAAACCTTATCCGTTAATCCATATGATCCAAATGTAATGGTCTTAATCCTATCcgtaaagttttgattttttttttggtacttGATCTTTTTTGTCCATTCCTTTTGTTTATACTACCCAATAGCTCTGCAGTGTTTCAATGGTGCTAGTtttccaatttaaaaaatgtggCTTTCAAGGTGATAACTTTTGTGCATCTATTCAAATGCTTGCATTCAGTGCACAACTGAAATGAACTTTGAATAACACCATTGTTGAAACAAGTTGGTCTCCTGttataaactttataaaaattaagtccgtggtgcatttttctcttcctttctttaactttattttaCTAGTGTAGTGTTAAAGCTATTGTACCATTGAGAATCATACCCATTATGAATTTTGCAGACCCTCAAGCAGCTAGAGAACGCCATTGTTTCGTCTCCGTTGGGATTAAATCCTCAAAGGGATGGTGATCGATTGATTGCAGCTATACCACCGTAAGCTCTTGTTAACTTGACATTAATACTTGTTTCACATGAAGCATTGGCTGACACAAGGGCAATTATTGTTGACTTAAATTTTCAAGATCTTTCTTTTAAGATGACATAAAAATACTTGCCAAAGTAGTTAAACACTGCGAATGCATAAAATGTTGAGGATTTCCTGGACTGCTAACTGATATACTTTTTCCATGCTTTTGCATTTACCAGATTAACCAAAGAGCATACCCAGGTTTGCTTATGATTGAATGtctctttcatttattttttcaattatgcaATGTTATCCACAACTCATCACTGGAAATTTGTTCTAGGCTATGTGTAAGGTGGTTGCAAAGTCTTGTGAAGATTGTAGACAAAGTATAAGAAGGGCTCGCCAAAAGGTATcgaagttaaaatattttaacattagatttgtCATTGCGATTGCATAGTTGTGTTAAGCATTCCGAATGCAATAATTTTTCCTATAAGTAATGTTCTATAATCATGGAAGTTGGGATCTTTTAGGTTTTGGAAAATCTTGAAAGGTCTCCTACTATTTTCTACATGTTTCATGTTTCCTATATGTGATAAGAGTACAGACCTTCAAATCAGGAATTCATTTACAGTTTGAAGATGGGATTCACAATACAAGTGGACAATTTTCATAGCGTCTTATTAGTCACTTCCTAACTAGTGGCTGTATAACAAATTGTGTTAAAGTACGGCTGTGTTTAGGTGCTGGTATTAGAGAACTAGAATTTCATGTTCCAGTGCAATATAATATGCTTCAGTGTTCTGTTATTTAAGCACATTGTTGGTTGGCTTTATAGGCAATGGATACAGTAAAAAAAGCAGGTTCAAGTTTCCCCAAGGATGATGCCAAGAAACTAGAGAAAGAGGTGAGTTTAGggttaaaacaattttattctttttcagaaagtataagttttgaaatgatttgaaTGTTTTCTGATGTTTGATCCTCTTTGTCAGATTGAAGAGATGACGAAAAAGTTTATCAAATCAGCAGAGGACATGTGTaataacaaggaaaaagaaattaagactGGCTAATTGCTGGAATATCATGATGCACAATTAAACTCTTCTAATCACTTAAAGAGAGTTGCACTTGAAATTGAATTACAAATTCCATTGATCAGTTTCTTAGTAAAATGTTTCAATAGAAGTTTCAAACATGtgtgctattgatttgatgatagCTAGCATGAAGTTATATGCTATGTTTTCGTGGATAGCTAGAGACATTACCATGCATAGGTATCCAATGCGTTTCCAACTCCATGAAGGTATTGGAAGTGTATTATGAAGTGAAATGTCTATCATCATGATTTTCAAGGACGTAGGTGAAGGTCACAGAATTCACTGAGCGATAAATTTCCTCTGTAACTGTTTCTTCTGCCATTTGTTAGTTTGGTCATCACGGTTAAAATCTATAAACAGTGCACATAATGACAAGTTCGTACGAGTGTCATGTGGTGGGACTGGTGAAATAATTTTGTGCCTTGTGTTTTGGCCCAGAATGGCAAGTTCTCTCTCCATTTAAATGCTCTCAAACCCTATATTCGAAGTATTTAACAAGATAATGTGGTGGGTATTATGGTTGAATGTGAATAGCGCATTCAGGCCTTGAGATTATCACGATACAAATTTTGCTACGCCTGAGTCTTGGTGCTGCCTTCATTTGAAACCTCGAATGAGGTTATCTCAGATGACACTGGATTTTATTGTACGTGCTTGGCTGCTTTCTTTTATCTTGTGTTTttattcccctttttttttggtgatttatTGGTATTGAGGTATCAAACTCTCACTCAAGCAAAGATAGCATCAGCATGAAAAACTTATCCTTGGTGGCCTAAGGATATTCGTCCGTCTGCAACTTCTCCAAGGACACAAGGGGAGTAGGCCAAGTCTATCCCAAAGTTCAGCTGCAAAGGTGAAAGCATTTCTGACACTTGGCCGACGGGTTGACTTGTTGTCTCCCAGCCTAAGGCCTGGATCGGATCTGAGTCAAGATGAACTCAACTTATAATCTtattaaaactagataaatattatatatgtatatatatatatatatatatatatatatatatattcaaaacaatattatttcagtttgtttttagttaatttattgaCTTATCTAACCCACGTCCAGAGTGTGGTTGTGTACCGGGCCAGGTTTCAGTGAATTGAACTACGAGCATCAAAATACTGCTCTTGAAACTGCATGGTGATCAAATGCTGCTGATTTTAATTTGAACgaggatggaaaaaaaacaagaaagagagaaacatttACAGCTATTGAGATCAAAACGTAAGCATGAAAAGCAACAGCCTACTTCAAGATGAAGTATCTTCTAAACATCTAATTACTAAGCCAGATCCAGCAATTCAATTCAGCCACGGATGGCCTTTCCATGAAGCAGGAGTTTTGTCACGAAATGTGACGGCCTACTTCAAGATGAAGTGCTTCTAAAATTCTATACATGCTCTTCCTAGATACGATCCTCCAATCCATGTCCCACCGTGCTATTTAACCGCAGATAGCCTTCCTTGACACGAGTTGTATTCCCCTGACCCAGAGCTCAGCCATCTCCAGCCCACCATCACATACGAAGTGCACCTCCTTGTTCTTAGTAGTCAAAACCCGAAACAGACCAGGAACATCAGCATCTCCCCTCCTCCGCCTATTCCTTCGAAAGGTTGGGCTTGGCCCCGCTTCTGCTTCCCTGCAGATCACATTTCTCCTACTTGATTTTCCCCATCTAAGGACGCCAGCTTCTCCAATCATTTTTATCTCCTTTCCATGCGGAACACCACTCCCTCTCTTGGTGTGTTTCAGTACCTGTGAACCACCTAACACCAGCTTGCAAGCAAGCTCGTCTAGTATTACCTGTTctgcatcattttttattccaaCATATCTCCTTGCAAGTGAGAGTGCTGTTTCACCTCTAGCGTTTTTGATTTCACATTGAGCCCCGTGTGAGATCAAGAGCTCGCACATGGACCCGTCGCCCTCTCTAGCAGCCAACATGAGAGGAGTGTAGCCATCCCCATCAGGGACATTTACATCATAACCTTTACTTATCAATAATTTGACTGCATCCACGTCCCCACGACGCGCTGCGCAGTGCAATGCATAGAATCCTCCAGCATTGCGGTTGCCCATTTGAAGAGCAAATTCAAGCATCACCTTCTCAAACAGATCATGATTCTGATTCAGTTCAGAAAGGGTGATTGCAGTTTCGCCAGCTTTGTTACAAAGCTTTACATCAGCCCCGGCATAGACCAGAAGTCGAAATACTTCAACATGACCATTCAAAGCTGCAAACATGACTGGTGAGAAACCATTATCATCCTGATAATCAATATCAACTTCTCCCCACTTGATGAGTGCTTTCAAGGCTTCTATATCACCAGCTTGAGCTACAAAGATTAGTGAAGAGAAAACAGAAGCAGTGCTGGATTTGGGAATCTTTCCAGCCCTAATAACTTCAAGTATTATTTGCTGGAAACCAAGAGACCACTGGTTTGAACCAGCGAATGAAGTTGCAGATTGGCCAGCAGTATTAACTAAGCCAAAATCAGCACCGGCCATAGCCAATATTCTCAGACACTCTTCTTGCTTGTATTTGGCGCATATCATTAAAGCAGTGTCTCCAGAATCAGTCCTCGAGTTTATATCACAGCCTGAGTCAATGAGGCATTGGAGGGTTTTAGATGAGCCTAAACGGGCAGCCATATGTACTGGTCGGAACTCTGTTTTCTGGGTTTTAACAGAGGCCTCTACATTGGCTCCGCTGCTTAAGAGCACATTGACGGCGGCAGCATTTCCACAGAGAATGGCATGGTGGAGGAGAGTTCTTCCATGGTGAGGAGTGTCAGGAGAAAGATGCTGGAGGAGCATTCGCAAGATAGTGCCAGTGATTTCAAAATACTCCACCGCACACCAGGTGATGGCATATGGCTCTGCAAGTCCAGCTCCCACTCGAAACTCTTCTCCTGTAGTTGCATCCCACGACCATGCTCCCAGTCTAACTTTGAAATCTGTCTTTGCACCGGCCTGTTTAATCATTTTGATAACAATCAAGATAAGcatttataaaagaataaaaataaaaggatcagcaagaaaattttcaagtaaaaaaggacaaaaaatatGCCGCCGCTTCACTGTCCAATTCAATCTCAAACTGATTGTCCGATCATCTTCAGTACAATTGTTTTTCACTTAAGCTACAGTAGTGGATCCTATATTTTGAGATGTCATGCAAAGTCGCATATCCAGCTGAACCAGTGGTTACACCAACCCCATGGAGGGGGTCCAACCTATTTGAAATGTGGGGCCCAATATGCagaatttttcattcataattGAAGGATAATTTCATGTAGccttaattttgataaaaaggtaaaaaattgaCAGCGAAGAATAGAACCCCCCAAACTTGAACCTTTTATGGATCATGCTGATTCTTTTAAGACTCAAACAGAAAGTAAGAGATGAGAAGGTTACCTTGAGAAGCAAATGGACAACTGCAACCTGCCGACTAACTACTGCAGCAACAATTGCATTACAGTCAACATTTGCATGCAGAGAAGGCTTAGATGACAACAGCATCATTCTATCCGTTTCATCAACATCAACACCACACTGCCATTAAACAAGAATGAACAACGTCAATCACACGGCAAAAGCCCCTGCAATTAACTAGAAGACAACTGTGATTAATCAGATCAACTAGATGTTCTAGGAGATTTGTTGAACACATAAAAGCAATTAACTCATTTAACACAAAGCTGACTACTCTGTGGGTCCAGAAAGTTTAaccaattgtatttttaaaaaacccatgGGGTTTTGGAAAATTCAGGGATTTGGTGAATGTTTGTAGGAAACAGGTCAAAAGGCCAAAAGAGTGGTAAATCAAGCAAAAAGAACTTTGGTATCAAACATAGTTATCAAATCCATCCAGGGTTTGACCTGGCCCAATGCTTGTTCGCATGTTAGCCGGATCAACCTAATCTATCCCAAAACAACGttgttatgggtttttttttttttttttaggagacgacgttttggtttttttaacataatgacattatttgaacaacaaaaataaaaaaataaaaaaatcaactttgtttcaaacaaaaattaaaaaaaatccttgaagTTGACATTACTTATTCTCACCCGAGTTTGACGAAGTGCCCCAACCCAGTTCGAAAGTAAACCGAACCTGAGATAGACTCCAATTCAATGGGTCAACACATCAGGCCGGCCAGGGTTGATATCTATGGTATCAACTATCCCACTTTCATAAGATCACACCgagaacaagtaaaaaaaaaacagtacacGACAAAGAAAGCAAGGTCATACTTTGTCAAACCAAAACTCAAAGGAGTGACGAGCAAAAGGACCGGTTCAACAGCTTCAAAAACTGACGCAAATCAGGATTAATAACAGCCATTTACATTTCGCTGCAAGAGTAACTTTGATTGAAGCTTAAAGATGTAGTTGTACAGCAGACATGAATCAGCAAATAAATGGTTTACCTCCAGTAGAGTGCCCACCACATCTGCAAACCCCCTGCAGCATGCGGTGACAAGAACATGCACAGCAACACGGGGCCGAATCAAATCAGAACCCATGAGCAGTTCTGCAAGCCTAGCTCGCCCATGGAAGCCCGCTTCAAGCAGAGCCTCCTCACAAGCCGGCTGAGATGCCCCGGCTTTAAGCAAGATCTCCAGAATCTCTCGGTGGCCTTCCCTCACTGCTGCTGTAATTGCAAAACCTCTGAAGAGTTTCTGGTTGACATCAGCGCCAACACTCTGCCAATTGGAAAATCCAACCTTTCAGTACTTCAACAAAGATCATTGAAAGACAGGCATCATTCTAAATCCAAGTTTCTGTTGctttgttttcataaaaatcTTAATGAGTTTAACAACAAGAAGACAAAACTAGTAGCAGTCTAATaggtttcatttttttcacGGAGTACAGGAGGACACAGTAAAGCACAGAAAAACACAGGGAACAGTACTGATGTGATCGACAAAGGACATGGAACTGTTataaaaaactcattaataTACTCTAATGTACTTTAGTCTCCAACCAATCGTAAGAGACAACTCATCATGGGCCTCCCTGATCCAATGTCTGTTAGGTAAAAAGGTTTATGTTACCAGTGTATGGCTTTCGCTTCTTGATAGTatacttaaaatataatttctccaGTGAACAGAACAGTACAAAATAATGAATGGTATGTGCAGAGGATATGgcaattatttatggatatgAATATGAACAAACAGTAGGCCGTGGGTATAAATTCCCAACTTCACAAAACAAAGATTCCAGTGATCATTGTAATTTTAGACAGTCATTTAGATCCACACCAAACTGGATTTGATGGTAACTGCTACGAATAAATAAGCATAGCAGTCGAAGGACAAAAATCAGGAAAATGCCAAGGGGCATTCTGTTTGTGCACTAATATCTAGgacataatatttgttttttatttctatcaaaTTCAGAAAGATAGGTCAGTAGTTAAAATTCCTACAACAACCATTTATAAACACATTCTTGAACGTGAAACAGCAAATCTTGATGcattaattaaccaaattaaCAGATTTTTTCCAAGTGTAATTAAGATTTATTAATAGGTGCTTATGTATTATTATACTGGTAATAATTAGACATTTAAACTGAAAACTAACAGGTTGGACAATGTAGAGGGTTCATGCAATTTTGTAAACGAGTTATCAGTTTTCTTAAGAAGAAAacataatgaaattaattaaatgaaaatcaacTTCTGAAAATTTtcccataaaagaaaaaacaaagcaaagcaaagccaCTGCAAAAGATTGCGAATCTGATTCATATCCAGTGTTTCGAAACAAAAagtaaacaaggaaaaaaagagctTCCGTATTcgaatttaatcaattaaatttctaattatGGGGGGTCGGCATTAAGACAATGAAtccttaaaaaaagatataaacagCTTTAATTTCAAAGACAATACCCGCAGAAACCAAAACCATAGCAACTTTATTAAGTTCGAAAGTGACAGGCAGCCAAAGAAAAAGACAATAAGTTCGAGAAAATCACATTATAAAGTACTAAGCTTAAGCggattaatctaaaaaatcaaatgcttAATCACTAGCAACCAAAAAAACCCGCAAAATTTCCAGAATAGCTAATCTTGACAAAGGCTaagtttggtttttgttttaaagaataaaaatacaaaaaatacctATTTAtgtccttttcattttattttatttttttgaaaaaacaccgCTTTCCGTATCAGAGGgattcaaaattgaaaattcaaaaatttcagttttggtaaaaaaagaagggaaaaaaaaatactctttcAAAATCTAGGCTTGTAAACATCATTTCTATGTTAACTCACTCAAATTTAGACAAACACAAAAACGCGACTAAAACACACTAAAAACAACATCAGACGCAAACACGAGCTCTGACATTACCAGCAATTTCTTGACGAGAGCAACATTTCCAGCATGAACAGCGAGAAACAACGCAGTAACATCAGTCTTTAACTCTTGATAATCAACAGAGACTTCACTGGCTGACTCATCGTTTAAAACAACCTCACTCTTTCTACTCTCCAAACAAACAGCTCCAATGTAGTTCACATCAATAAACGGATCGGCGATGCACTCTAAGGCCGATTTCAGATCGCCGGAGAGTGATGCTTCTAGAAGCCGTTGTGAGACTTCCGACTCGTAGTCCACCGGGACTACCTGCTTGCCGGAGAAGACAGTCATTGTTTGCACGTGGCAAATCACTCTAGTCAAGGCAGGTaccaaatttgtttttactttggagttagagagagagagagagagagagagagagagagagacgtgAGGCTCGAGAGAGAAACTTGAAAGGAGTGAGCGCCAGAGACAGAGAGAGGAAGTGGGTTATTTATTAGGAAGCTTggtttttactgttttttaatttatgttttaactGCGGTTAAACTGTTATTGTTTTCTAGCCTAGAGTGGTTAAAAGTTAAACCTTTGGACAGTGCCTGTGGGGCCGGTTGTCTGTTAATGGATAAGCGGCAAGCTTGGCTCGGCTTAGGAGATGGTCTTTGGCTTGGGGAAGATAAGGTTGGGAAGTCAAATCAGAGCCGTTGGTGAAAATGGAAATCGCAATCAGGATCGTTGGATGGGAAGGGAGTAGGGTGGTTTGGACTGACCGAAGAAGAGATATAGGGTAGGTGATATAGATTTGGAAGCTTGAACAAACGAGGAAATGTCCTCATCGAGGGTCTCAAGAAAGCCCAAATTCATGTCACCAAGTTTATTGTTTTGCATGATTTCAGAAGAAAATCACTAGCTCTTGACTTTTAAGAGGTTATATGAGGTAATATTATACCTTAACGGGTGCTTGTGAgtgttattttagttattttttaaaatatttttcactcaaaaatatattaaaatatattttttaaaaaaaatcatacattaaaatgatcataaaatattaaaaaaattaattctagaaaaaatcaactttttagGATCCTTTTAGAAAACGTAGTTCCAAACATGTTCCTAGAGCTCCTTAATTtatatctatgatttttttaaaagatttttaaagatttaaaacatgattttt from the Populus nigra chromosome 1, ddPopNigr1.1, whole genome shotgun sequence genome contains:
- the LOC133697031 gene encoding uncharacterized protein LOC133697031, giving the protein MALLHLRRTISSRNSFLFLLRSSTSFTKARTFSNTTTLFSPHLLSNSVSHKLPSATLPSFDFLKQCRRGFAKGKNKSKDDSAGGTVEFVDIGPTVKATANSQMDAAVVALSRELQKLRTGRASAGMLDHIIVETDGVKLPLNRSAVVSVMDAKTLSVNPYDPNTLKQLENAIVSSPLGLNPQRDGDRLIAAIPPLTKEHTQAMCKVVAKSCEDCRQSIRRARQKAMDTVKKAGSSFPKDDAKKLEKEIEEMTKKFIKSAEDMCNNKEKEIKTG
- the LOC133694288 gene encoding uncharacterized protein LOC133694288; this encodes MTVFSGKQVVPVDYESEVSQRLLEASLSGDLKSALECIADPFIDVNYIGAVCLESRKSEVVLNDESASEVSVDYQELKTDVTALFLAVHAGNVALVKKLLSVGADVNQKLFRGFAITAAVREGHREILEILLKAGASQPACEEALLEAGFHGRARLAELLMGSDLIRPRVAVHVLVTACCRGFADVVGTLLECGVDVDETDRMMLLSSKPSLHANVDCNAIVAAVVSRQVAVVHLLLKAGAKTDFKVRLGAWSWDATTGEEFRVGAGLAEPYAITWCAVEYFEITGTILRMLLQHLSPDTPHHGRTLLHHAILCGNAAAVNVLLSSGANVEASVKTQKTEFRPVHMAARLGSSKTLQCLIDSGCDINSRTDSGDTALMICAKYKQEECLRILAMAGADFGLVNTAGQSATSFAGSNQWSLGFQQIILEVIRAGKIPKSSTASVFSSLIFVAQAGDIEALKALIKWGEVDIDYQDDNGFSPVMFAALNGHVEVFRLLVYAGADVKLCNKAGETAITLSELNQNHDLFEKVMLEFALQMGNRNAGGFYALHCAARRGDVDAVKLLISKGYDVNVPDGDGYTPLMLAAREGDGSMCELLISHGAQCEIKNARGETALSLARRYVGIKNDAEQVILDELACKLVLGGSQVLKHTKRGSGVPHGKEIKMIGEAGVLRWGKSSRRNVICREAEAGPSPTFRRNRRRRGDADVPGLFRVLTTKNKEVHFVCDGGLEMAELWVRGIQLVSRKAICG